From Sphingomonas nostoxanthinifaciens, a single genomic window includes:
- a CDS encoding ribonucleoside-diphosphate reductase subunit alpha, translating to MDLSGSSDRDLNDMATLLDTDGATAAVTDATPAGPKRPYPLDVDHSRDALLTDFGKETLKDRYLLPGEGFQDLFVRVASAYADDAAHAQRIYDYISRLWFMPATPVLSNGGTGRGLPISCFLNSVDDSLNGIVDTWNENVWLASRGGGIGTYWGQVRGIGEPVGLNGKTSGIIPFVRVMDSLTLAISQGSLRRGSAAVYLDVSHPEIEEFLEIRKPSGDFNRKALNLHHGVLLTDEFMEAVRNGRSFDLKSPKDGSKRGEVDARSLFQKLVETRLATGEPYIVFQDTVNRTMPAFQRDVGLKVSTSNLCCEITLPTGRDQHGKDRTAVCCLSSLNLETWDQWNGDRMFIEDVMRFLDNVLDDFIARAEPGMERAAYSAARERSVGLGVMGFHSFLQARNLPFEGAMAKSWNLRIFKHIQAQANEASMALAIERGPCPDAADMGVMERFSCKTAIAPTASISIICGGTSACIEPIPANIYTHKTLSGSFSIKNPYLEKLLSTKSKNSDAVWNTILEKGGSVQHLDFLSEQEKDVYKTSFEIDQRWLIELAADRTPYIDQSASLNLFIPADVEKWDLLMLHFRAWELGIKSLYYLRSKSIQRAGFAGGVEADNTPDLKQIELEAKDYDECLACQ from the coding sequence ATGGATCTCTCGGGCAGCAGCGATCGGGATTTGAACGACATGGCAACCCTTCTCGACACCGACGGCGCAACCGCCGCGGTCACCGATGCGACGCCGGCGGGGCCGAAGCGTCCCTATCCGCTCGACGTCGACCATAGCCGCGACGCGCTCCTTACCGATTTCGGGAAGGAGACGCTGAAGGACCGCTATCTGCTGCCCGGCGAAGGCTTCCAGGATCTGTTCGTGCGCGTGGCCTCGGCCTATGCCGACGATGCCGCGCATGCGCAGCGCATCTACGATTACATCTCCAGGTTGTGGTTCATGCCGGCGACGCCGGTGCTGTCGAACGGCGGCACCGGGCGCGGCCTGCCCATCTCCTGTTTCCTCAACTCGGTCGATGACAGCCTCAACGGCATCGTCGACACGTGGAACGAGAATGTCTGGCTCGCCTCGCGCGGCGGCGGCATCGGCACCTATTGGGGCCAGGTGCGCGGTATCGGCGAGCCGGTCGGCCTGAACGGCAAGACCAGCGGCATCATCCCGTTCGTGCGCGTGATGGACAGCCTGACGCTCGCGATCAGCCAGGGCTCGCTGCGGCGCGGCTCGGCCGCGGTCTATCTCGACGTCAGCCACCCCGAAATCGAGGAGTTCCTCGAGATCCGGAAGCCGTCGGGCGACTTCAACCGCAAGGCGCTCAACCTCCACCACGGCGTGCTGCTGACCGACGAGTTCATGGAGGCCGTCCGCAACGGCCGCAGCTTCGATCTCAAGAGCCCCAAGGACGGATCGAAGCGCGGCGAGGTCGACGCGCGATCGCTCTTCCAGAAACTGGTCGAGACGCGTCTCGCCACGGGCGAGCCCTATATCGTGTTCCAGGACACGGTGAACCGCACCATGCCCGCCTTCCAGCGCGACGTCGGCCTCAAGGTCTCGACCTCGAACCTGTGCTGCGAGATCACGTTGCCCACCGGCCGCGATCAGCACGGCAAGGATCGTACCGCGGTCTGCTGCCTCTCGTCGCTCAATCTCGAGACGTGGGATCAGTGGAACGGCGACAGGATGTTCATCGAGGACGTGATGCGCTTCCTCGACAACGTGCTCGACGATTTCATCGCGCGCGCCGAACCCGGCATGGAACGGGCGGCCTATTCGGCGGCGCGCGAGCGCTCGGTCGGCCTCGGCGTGATGGGCTTCCACTCCTTCCTCCAGGCGCGCAACCTGCCGTTCGAGGGCGCGATGGCGAAGAGCTGGAACCTCCGCATCTTCAAGCACATCCAGGCGCAGGCCAACGAAGCCTCGATGGCGCTGGCGATCGAGCGCGGGCCGTGCCCCGACGCCGCCGACATGGGCGTGATGGAGCGCTTCAGCTGCAAGACCGCGATCGCGCCGACCGCGTCGATCAGCATCATCTGCGGCGGCACCAGCGCGTGCATCGAGCCGATCCCGGCCAACATCTATACCCACAAGACGCTGTCGGGCAGCTTCTCGATCAAGAATCCGTATCTGGAGAAACTGCTCTCGACCAAGTCGAAGAACAGCGACGCGGTGTGGAACACGATCCTCGAGAAGGGCGGCTCGGTCCAGCATCTCGATTTCCTGAGCGAACAGGAAAAGGACGTCTACAAGACCAGCTTCGAGATCGACCAGCGCTGGCTGATCGAACTGGCGGCCGATCGCACGCCCTATATCGATCAGTCGGCGAGCCTGAACCTGTTCATCCCGGCCGACGTCGAGAAGTGGGATCTGCTGATGCTCCACTTCCGCGCGTGGGAATTGGGGATCAAGTCGCTTTACTATCTGCGGTCGAAGTCGATCCAGCGCGCGGGCTTCGCCGGCGGCGTCGAGGCGGACAACACGCCCGACCTCAAGCAGATCGAGCTCGAAGCCAAGGATTATGACGAGTGCCTGGCCTGCCAGTAA
- a CDS encoding M28 family peptidase encodes MIAGLMALALGAAGPADADTKAWWQTTATLSNDAMNGRDTGSADYERAARIVADRFAAAGLEPAGEDGSWFQRVPMEQLAVTGATILAGTTPLAFLYDIMLAPAPGMAERLVAPIAYRGYCRPADLGNVRGKVVICHGTHRTGLPSEAERQAAVKAAGAAAIVMIADPGFAVEPPRWPFAYARTVWLAGSAPAAEPMLRFTLNADALGKLIGGGGHDPAALIAAGAAGQPLPSFDAAQPLRVSVALERKAISAPNVLALLPGRDKTKHNQAIILSAHLDGYGPGEPVNGDGLYNGTLDDAAYVALLIRTAERAHEKGYKRPVIFAAFTGEEKGLLGARWFVGHPTLPKAYIAADINLDQLRPIFPLDLLTVHGLDDTTLGADARAVAGGMGVAVQRDPEPERNLLRRADNWPFMQAGIPATGFVFGYRPGSESERIYRQWYRTGYHRPQDDLAQPMDWKAAADFNRFFYALVERVADQDAAPAWVAGSGLKPTP; translated from the coding sequence ATGATCGCGGGATTGATGGCTTTGGCGCTCGGCGCGGCGGGGCCGGCGGACGCCGACACCAAGGCGTGGTGGCAGACCACCGCCACGCTGTCGAACGACGCGATGAACGGCCGCGACACCGGCTCGGCCGATTATGAGCGCGCGGCGCGGATCGTGGCGGATCGCTTCGCCGCCGCCGGGCTGGAGCCCGCAGGCGAGGATGGCAGCTGGTTCCAGCGCGTGCCGATGGAGCAGCTGGCGGTGACCGGCGCGACGATCCTCGCCGGCACGACCCCGCTTGCCTTCCTGTACGACATCATGCTCGCACCCGCGCCGGGCATGGCCGAGCGGCTGGTCGCGCCGATCGCCTATCGCGGTTACTGCCGCCCGGCCGATCTGGGCAATGTGCGCGGCAAGGTGGTGATCTGCCACGGCACGCACCGCACCGGCCTGCCGAGCGAGGCGGAGCGGCAGGCGGCAGTGAAGGCGGCGGGCGCGGCCGCGATCGTGATGATCGCCGATCCGGGCTTCGCGGTCGAGCCGCCGCGCTGGCCTTTTGCCTATGCGCGCACGGTGTGGCTGGCGGGCAGCGCACCGGCGGCCGAGCCGATGCTGCGCTTCACCCTTAACGCCGATGCCCTGGGCAAGCTGATCGGCGGCGGGGGGCATGACCCGGCGGCGCTGATCGCGGCCGGCGCGGCAGGACAGCCGCTGCCGAGCTTCGATGCGGCGCAGCCGCTGCGCGTGAGCGTCGCGCTGGAGCGCAAGGCGATCAGCGCGCCCAACGTGCTGGCGCTGCTGCCCGGCCGCGACAAGACCAAGCACAACCAGGCGATCATCCTGTCGGCGCATCTCGACGGCTATGGGCCGGGCGAGCCGGTCAATGGCGACGGGCTCTACAACGGCACGCTCGATGATGCCGCCTACGTGGCGCTGCTGATCCGCACCGCCGAGCGCGCGCACGAGAAAGGCTATAAGCGGCCGGTGATTTTCGCCGCCTTCACCGGCGAAGAGAAGGGGCTGCTCGGCGCGCGCTGGTTCGTCGGCCACCCGACCTTGCCCAAGGCCTATATCGCCGCCGACATCAACCTGGACCAGCTCCGCCCGATCTTCCCGCTCGATCTGCTGACGGTGCATGGGCTCGACGACACCACGCTCGGCGCCGATGCGCGCGCGGTGGCGGGCGGCATGGGCGTCGCGGTCCAGCGCGATCCCGAGCCCGAGCGCAATCTGTTGCGCCGCGCCGACAATTGGCCGTTCATGCAGGCGGGCATTCCCGCGACCGGTTTCGTCTTCGGCTATCGGCCGGGATCGGAGAGCGAGCGCATCTACCGCCAATGGTATCGCACCGGCTATCACCGCCCGCAGGACGATCTCGCCCAGCCGATGGACTGGAAGGCGGCAGCGGACTTCAACCGCTTCTTCTATGCGCTGGTCGAGCGGGTGGCGGATCAGGATGCCGCGCCGGCGTGGGTGGCGGGGAGCGGGCTCAAGCCGACGCCATAA
- a CDS encoding DUF3429 domain-containing protein, with the protein MSDLEEAPSPIILEPEAVETARIPRIELLFAYGPVLLIVAAGAGCWLLPPLYAGASLAAGVIWASAILAFLAGVTRGLSFFTAGGPQRGQLAEMMWLYVLAFGSMIAPTAIALVLLVMGYATIALYDPQAAKRGWAPAHFARLRLPQMIVAIVGLLVMLARLKLGA; encoded by the coding sequence ATGAGCGACCTCGAAGAAGCCCCCAGCCCCATCATCCTCGAGCCCGAAGCGGTCGAGACGGCGCGCATCCCCCGCATCGAGCTGCTGTTCGCTTATGGGCCGGTATTGCTGATCGTCGCTGCGGGCGCGGGCTGCTGGCTGCTGCCGCCGCTTTACGCCGGGGCGTCGCTGGCAGCGGGCGTGATCTGGGCAAGCGCGATCCTCGCCTTCCTCGCCGGCGTCACGCGCGGCCTGTCCTTCTTCACCGCGGGCGGCCCGCAGCGCGGCCAGCTCGCCGAGATGATGTGGCTGTACGTTCTCGCCTTCGGATCGATGATCGCGCCGACCGCGATCGCGCTGGTGCTGCTCGTCATGGGCTATGCGACGATCGCGCTCTACGATCCACAAGCGGCGAAGCGCGGCTGGGCACCCGCCCATTTCGCGCGGCTGCGCCTGCCGCAGATGATCGTGGCGATCGTCGGCCTGCTGGTGATGCTCGCCCGGCTGAAGCTGGGGGCGTAG
- a CDS encoding fumarate hydratase — protein MITIREADLIESVADALQFISYYHPMDYIRALGAAYEAEQSPAAKDAIAQILTNSRMCAEGHRPICQDTGIVTIFVKWGQNCRLESDRSLQEVVDEGVRRAYLLPENKLRASILRDPAFSRVNTKDNTPSVLNVEMVPGDHVEVMLAAKGGGSENKSKFKMMNPSDSIVDWVLEMLPQMGAGWCPPGMLGIGIGGTAEKAMTLAKESLMGDIDMAQLKARGPQTKIEELRIELFDKVNALGIGAQGLGGLATVLDVKIMDWPTHAASKPIAMIPNCAATRHAHFHLDGSGPAYLEPPKLEEWPDVQWAPSKESIRVDLDSLTPEVVASWQPGDRLLLNGKMLTGRDAAHKRIADMLAKGEELPVEFKGRVIYYVGPVDPVDDEVVGPAGPTTATRMDKFTKMMLDQGLLAMVGKAERGPVAIEAIREAKSAYLMAVGGAAYLVARAIKGAKVVGFEDLGMEAIYEFDVRDMPVTVAVDATGTSVHYTGPLVWREKIARERLLESA, from the coding sequence ATGATTACCATCCGCGAAGCCGACCTGATCGAGAGCGTCGCCGACGCGCTCCAGTTCATCTCTTACTATCACCCGATGGACTATATCCGCGCGCTGGGCGCGGCCTACGAGGCCGAGCAGTCGCCCGCGGCCAAGGACGCGATCGCGCAAATCCTCACCAACAGCCGCATGTGCGCGGAGGGGCATCGCCCGATCTGCCAGGATACCGGCATCGTCACGATCTTCGTGAAGTGGGGCCAGAATTGCCGGCTGGAGAGCGACCGTTCGCTGCAGGAGGTCGTCGACGAGGGCGTGCGCCGCGCCTATTTGCTGCCCGAGAACAAGTTGCGCGCCTCGATCCTGCGCGATCCGGCGTTCAGCCGCGTCAACACCAAGGACAATACGCCCTCGGTCCTCAATGTCGAGATGGTGCCGGGCGACCATGTCGAGGTGATGCTCGCGGCCAAGGGCGGCGGATCCGAGAACAAGTCCAAGTTCAAGATGATGAACCCCAGCGACAGCATCGTCGACTGGGTGCTGGAGATGCTGCCGCAGATGGGCGCGGGCTGGTGCCCGCCGGGCATGCTCGGCATCGGCATCGGCGGCACCGCCGAGAAGGCGATGACGCTCGCCAAGGAATCGTTGATGGGCGACATCGACATGGCGCAGCTCAAGGCGCGCGGGCCGCAGACCAAGATCGAGGAATTGCGGATCGAATTGTTCGACAAGGTCAACGCGCTCGGCATCGGCGCGCAGGGGCTGGGCGGCCTCGCCACCGTGCTCGACGTCAAGATCATGGACTGGCCGACCCACGCCGCGTCGAAGCCGATCGCGATGATCCCCAATTGCGCCGCGACGCGCCACGCGCATTTTCACCTCGACGGATCGGGCCCGGCCTATCTGGAGCCGCCGAAGCTGGAGGAATGGCCCGACGTGCAATGGGCGCCGTCGAAGGAGTCGATCCGCGTCGACCTCGACAGCCTGACGCCCGAGGTGGTGGCGAGCTGGCAGCCGGGCGACCGGCTGCTGCTCAACGGCAAGATGCTCACCGGCCGCGACGCCGCGCACAAGCGCATCGCCGACATGCTGGCGAAGGGCGAGGAGCTGCCCGTCGAGTTTAAAGGCCGGGTGATTTATTATGTCGGCCCGGTCGATCCGGTCGACGACGAGGTGGTCGGCCCCGCCGGCCCGACGACGGCGACGCGCATGGACAAGTTCACCAAGATGATGCTCGACCAGGGCCTGCTGGCGATGGTCGGCAAGGCCGAGCGCGGGCCGGTCGCGATCGAGGCGATCCGCGAGGCGAAGTCGGCTTACCTGATGGCGGTGGGCGGTGCGGCCTATCTGGTGGCGCGCGCGATCAAGGGCGCGAAGGTCGTCGGCTTCGAAGATCTCGGCATGGAGGCGATCTACGAGTTCGACGTGCGCGACATGCCGGTGACGGTCGCGGTCGATGCGACCGGCACCAGCGTCCATTATACCGGCCCGTTGGTGTGGCGCGAGAAGATCGCACGCGAACGGCTGCTGGAGAGCGCCTGA